CCGGGGAAGAATCGCAGTGATGACATTGAAGCCCTTGACCTCCATGTAATCAGTGCTCCGAGTAGAACCTGCATTGTTCTGTTCACTCATGCCTGCTCTCCTTTCGGACTCATCTCACTCGTGCGCCGCACAATCAAACCAACCGTCAAGACAGTCAGAATTGGCCCAACCGAAGCCATGGCAAGGATTCCAAAACCATCAATGACGCCCGGAATGTTGGCACCAATTCCCAAGCCCATCGAAAGAACAAGCGGCACCGTAATTGGGCCAGTCGTCACTCCGGCACTGTCCCAGGCGAAGTTAACGAATTCCTCCGAAGATATCATCGTCAGGACAATGAGCAGGAGATACGCAGGAATAATCATCCAGTGCAAGGGCACGCCATAGATCATTTTCAATGTCCCGGCAGCAATGCCAAGAGCCACTCCCAAGGCGACCGACTGCATTAGCAGGTTCTTACGAAAAGCACCAGCAGTGATTTTCTGAACCGTGTCTCCCAGCGCATTTAATGCAGGCTCAGCAAGGGTTGCCCCATAGCCCAGAAAGAATGCAAAGGTCATAACCAGGAATTTGCCTCCAAAGCCTTCACTAATAATCGGCCCAACGAGCCCATCCATACCAAAGGGCTTAATTGCCGCAAACGAAGACGGTATATTGCTACCCAACTGGGTCCCAAGTGGTGTAAGCCCCATCTCAATTCCCAAACCGAACAGGAACATCCCAACGAGGGCAAAAACGATCCCAATGACCATTTCATCAAGACGCCTAAGCTTCTCTCGAAGCACAACGATGAGTGTAAAAAAGAGAAAGGCACAAAGAGGAATAATTGCCTGGAGGGCGGCGAACACAGCCCCTCGAGCTTCATCGAAAAAGTTACTCTCCGGATCCCAGTCATCGACATCTTTGGCCCAAATCGATGGATCCCTTATCTTTTCAAAAACGACTGAAGCATCTCGATGGAGAATTCGTCCTTCCTCCCACTCAACTTGTCCACCGACATAACGTATGCGAACATCTTCCGGTAATTCACCAGTCATCAAATAGTCATGATACTCTCCTTCAGAAATCCCCCCAGGCAACTGACCGGCAGCATGATCATCACTCAGCTCTTCAGCAGCGTGCGCCAGGCCAAGAGCCTCAATGTTTGTTCCGTAATCTACAGCGACAGGAACATCGCCAGAATAATTTTCTCCCCCCCAATAATCGTCGGCAAAAAAATGGCCAAAGGCCAAAAGTAATACGGCAATAATCGGAAAAAGCGACGCGAGGGTGACAATACCAAAACCTGCGTTCCCGCTATCTTCACCACCAACAATGCGACATACACCAATGCCAAGCGCAATGACCAAGGGCACGGTCACCGGACCAGTCGTCACCGCTCCACAATCCCAAGCGAGTCCGATGACCGGCTTCAGCATAGGCTCATTCGCTGCCCAAACAGTCAGCACCACCAGAATACCCAACAACGGATAAAGCAGTATTTTTAGAGACCAGCCATGGAAAAAACGCAATACCCCCAACAGCACCGCAATCCCAACACCGGCGCCCACACAGAAGACAAGCTGGTTGGCAAAATCATTGAGCAGACTGTAGAGCAATGGTGCCTGTTGAGGCGAAACTCCGGCACCTGCCGCACGCAACACAGCAATAGCCGGTTCAGCAAAAGTCGCCCCTAACCCAAGCAGGAAGGCAAATCCCAGAATGATAGGCATATTCGCATTGCGCGGAAGTATTGCCCCAATGATCTCCCCCAAGGGCATCAACCCAAGACGCAGGCCTTCCATAAAGAACATCAAACCCACCGCGACCAGAAAGATGCCTACTGCGATCATTGCCGCATAGACGATTGGCATCTGCAGAACGAAAAGCTGAAACACCAGTAGGTAAAAGATAATAAACCAGATGGTTTTGAGCTGCTCGACGAACTTCTCCTGAAAGTAAGGAACAAGTAATCGGACTGCACCGGTAAAACCCAGCCGCACCGCATCCCCTCGCCGTTGTTCAATCTCAGCCATCTAACTTATCGCAATGAGAAGCAATAGCCATACCCAGGCTATGCCAAGCGTAAGATCATGAACTTTTTGTAAAATCGACGAATGGAGGCATTAGAACAGCATCAATAGCTGCTATTCATCATTTCAGTTGTTGTATATGCTCCCCCATAAGCCACGCAGTGTCATATGCTGTTTGCGCGATCGCCTATGGTACATGTGCGACGTCACACAGGGCATATGACGTCACATAATGGCTGCTTTAAATCGCCAGGCGAAGGCGGAATTAATTCTCCGTGATCTCAAGCACCCCCGTGTAGGCATAGGTTGTCCCGGCACCAATGGTCACCGTGATCAACACCTCGCCGTTGACTGGCGAAACGCCGTCAATCATCACGACCGTATCCTGATTATAGGCGGCATCGAGACTCATGGATGTCGTTCCGATTGTGTAAATCGCAAACCGGGGACTTGCCTTGGCAATGGAAGCAAAGAACGAGAAGTCGTAGGTTTTGGAGTTATCCAGATTGCTGACGAGGATCTGAGCCTGATTATTCGTCGGTGTCAGGATCAAAGAATCCCTCCCGGCAAGTTCCGGATAGATCGTTGAGATTTCACCTTGATTGCCACTCGTGGCAAAGCTGTCAATCAGCTCGATATCAAAGCCGGTCGGAATACCCTGATCATTGACCGCATTGGTAACCAGCCAGTAGTTACTGTTGGAAGAAATATCATTCCATGACGGATTTGAGATCTTGGTGCTGTTTGGTCCGAAGTCGACAAAGACCGTCTGCCCATTTGGCAGGGCCAGAATGGAATAATCAGTAAACACAGCTCTGCTAGCCTCAGAGACACTTCCACTATTCGAGAATACACCAATCGCTACGCTGGTGCTCAACCCGCTCAACACGGTCGAACTCACCTGATTGAAACTATTACCGTCACTTGAAACAGCCAGATAGACGTTGTCGCCCTGACGCTCAATCAAAACCCAACCATCAGGATAAGTGTAAGTTTCAGAAGGCATCGTTGTCGTTGAGGAAGCACCAATGGTATCACGCGTAATGGTAGCGTAGCTGCTTCCAGTTGTCGTAGCAATGGCAACCATCCGCGCATCCGCATCCAGCGTTTCACGCAGCATCAAACCGGCAAGAGGATTCGTTCCATTACTGGCCAGACTGTTCACCCTTACAATAGCCTGAAAGTTTCCAGTGAAATTCTGATACTCATAGTGTAGATTATCCGAAGCAGCACCAACGCCTGCACCTGAACCGTTCACCTCCCAACTGTTATCGAGTAAAACGCGACTTGAACCGCTGCCACCGCTGCCAATAAGGACACCGGTCAGACCTTCGGCAGTCAAATCACTTGCGGTAGAAGTATCGTTGACCGTCACTTGCACAGTGGCTGAATCCATGTCTGCACCGTCTGTGATTGTGTAGGTAAAACTATCAACACCGTAAAAACCAGCATTCGGAGTATAGGTAATCTCACTGCCGTTGATGACCGCACTGCCATTGGAAGCAGTGCCTACACTGGAAATGGTCAAAGCACTTGGTGCAGCATCAGGGTCGTTATCATTACCGAGTACTGCAATGTTCACACTCAAACCCTCATCAACACTGGCGATATCATTGTTTGCTACAGGAGCAACATTAGGAACCCCGGCATCCGTTGTGATTTCGATCAGTCCAAGATAGCTGTATGTGCTATCAACGGATGCGTACACTTCAATGAAGACCTCACCACTGGAACTGGGAACAATACCAGTGAGCTCTTCGGTGTCATTTTCATTGAGCGCAGTTTCCAGGCTGACGAATTGTCCATTGATCTGGTAAAAAGTAAGTCGATTTCCACCTGCGTTACGCGAACCGAAGAATGTAAAATCGAATGTTTGATTTGGATTCAAACCGCTCAACTTAATAACACTCGGACTATTGGCTTTGGCTGTCGTAAACACGCTGTCCTGCTTTGCTTCGACAGGATAGCCACCCGCCACAGTCGTGCCTCCGGAATTACGGCCACTGAATGGAACCTCTATTTCGATTCGCACGCCAGTTACATTCCCAAGGTCATCGATTGCATTTTCAACTAACCCAGTCACTTCGTGGGTCAAGTGATTCCAGTTACCTGGAGCGAGGATGTTTTTG
The Rubellicoccus peritrichatus DNA segment above includes these coding regions:
- a CDS encoding DUF1538 domain-containing protein — translated: MAEIEQRRGDAVRLGFTGAVRLLVPYFQEKFVEQLKTIWFIIFYLLVFQLFVLQMPIVYAAMIAVGIFLVAVGLMFFMEGLRLGLMPLGEIIGAILPRNANMPIILGFAFLLGLGATFAEPAIAVLRAAGAGVSPQQAPLLYSLLNDFANQLVFCVGAGVGIAVLLGVLRFFHGWSLKILLYPLLGILVVLTVWAANEPMLKPVIGLAWDCGAVTTGPVTVPLVIALGIGVCRIVGGEDSGNAGFGIVTLASLFPIIAVLLLAFGHFFADDYWGGENYSGDVPVAVDYGTNIEALGLAHAAEELSDDHAAGQLPGGISEGEYHDYLMTGELPEDVRIRYVGGQVEWEEGRILHRDASVVFEKIRDPSIWAKDVDDWDPESNFFDEARGAVFAALQAIIPLCAFLFFTLIVVLREKLRRLDEMVIGIVFALVGMFLFGLGIEMGLTPLGTQLGSNIPSSFAAIKPFGMDGLVGPIISEGFGGKFLVMTFAFFLGYGATLAEPALNALGDTVQKITAGAFRKNLLMQSVALGVALGIAAGTLKMIYGVPLHWMIIPAYLLLIVLTMISSEEFVNFAWDSAGVTTGPITVPLVLSMGLGIGANIPGVIDGFGILAMASVGPILTVLTVGLIVRRTSEMSPKGEQA
- a CDS encoding Ig-like domain-containing protein — its product is MNRISVLLVYLLSVAGVQAWTFTPFEIGTNGTPFGYWEFLPAAYDANPTKEFPVVFFFHGKGENGDGTLAAPGDPTANKLQEVLVHAVPKFHNDNSNADHAAVNDLLELEEVITLSPQTSRNAWTQSEIRSFVDYAIQHYRIDSKRIYLTGLSNGSRGIHVFVDDDPNSQQITAIVASANRGKVEEPSGLAAMEGIPYWALTGQQDSSDAYKSVNNIAGALLGTGPTILGSGINNDPRYPRDGLEYTALFDRNAGTWSWQLGIIDDSDISPKLTIYPNAGHSTWNRTYKNLDVWGWLLEQVKPTVTLTQPSAPTLLVEGQSINLQASAVDKDGVSIAGSDITWFSNIDGELGSGSNITVSNLGIGVHEITCQALDSGYRAEVVTAPTITVVASGSYTILADFGDKNILAPGNWNHLTHEVTGLVENAIDDLGNVTGVRIEIEVPFSGRNSGGTTVAGGYPVEAKQDSVFTTAKANSPSVIKLSGLNPNQTFDFTFFGSRNAGGNRLTFYQINGQFVSLETALNENDTEELTGIVPSSSGEVFIEVYASVDSTYSYLGLIEITTDAGVPNVAPVANNDIASVDEGLSVNIAVLGNDNDPDAAPSALTISSVGTASNGSAVINGSEITYTPNAGFYGVDSFTYTITDGADMDSATVQVTVNDTSTASDLTAEGLTGVLIGSGGSGSSRVLLDNSWEVNGSGAGVGAASDNLHYEYQNFTGNFQAIVRVNSLASNGTNPLAGLMLRETLDADARMVAIATTTGSSYATITRDTIGASSTTTMPSETYTYPDGWVLIERQGDNVYLAVSSDGNSFNQVSSTVLSGLSTSVAIGVFSNSGSVSEASRAVFTDYSILALPNGQTVFVDFGPNSTKISNPSWNDISSNSNYWLVTNAVNDQGIPTGFDIELIDSFATSGNQGEISTIYPELAGRDSLILTPTNNQAQILVSNLDNSKTYDFSFFASIAKASPRFAIYTIGTTSMSLDAAYNQDTVVMIDGVSPVNGEVLITVTIGAGTTYAYTGVLEITEN